The following proteins come from a genomic window of Citrobacter europaeus:
- the atpI gene encoding F0F1 ATP synthase subunit I: MSMSLLSRNVARKLLLTQLLAVIASGLLFSLKDPFWGISALCGGLAVLLPNVLFMIFAWRHQAHTPAKGRVAWTFAFGEAFKVLAMLVLLVVALAVLKAVFMPLIVTWVLVLVVQILAPAVINNKG; the protein is encoded by the coding sequence ATGTCTATGTCGCTCTTGAGTCGAAACGTTGCTCGTAAGCTTTTGCTCACACAGCTTCTGGCGGTAATAGCAAGTGGATTGCTGTTTAGCCTCAAAGACCCTTTCTGGGGCATCTCCGCGTTGTGCGGTGGATTGGCAGTGTTACTGCCTAACGTGTTGTTTATGATATTTGCCTGGCGTCACCAGGCGCATACACCAGCTAAAGGTCGAGTAGCCTGGACGTTCGCTTTCGGCGAAGCCTTCAAGGTGTTAGCGATGCTGGTTTTGCTGGTGGTGGCGTTGGCTGTTTTGAAAGCGGTATTCATGCCGCTGATCGTTACGTGGGTTTTGGTGCTGGTGGTTCAGATACTGGCGCCGGCTGTAATTAACAACAAAGGGTAA
- the glmU gene encoding bifunctional UDP-N-acetylglucosamine diphosphorylase/glucosamine-1-phosphate N-acetyltransferase GlmU — translation MLNNAMSVVILAAGKGTRMYSDLPKVLHTLAGKPMVQHVIDAANELGATHVHLVYGHGGDLLKQTLKDGNLNWVLQVDQLGTGHAMQQAAPFFGDDEDILMLYGDVPLISTDTLRRLREAKPQGGIGLLTVKLDDPSGYGRITRENGNVTGIVEHKDATDEQRQIQEINTGILIANGADMKRWLSKLTNNNVQGEYYITDIIAMAYQEGREIAAVHPARISETEGVNNRLQLSRLERVYQSEQAEKLLLAGVMLRDPARFDLRGTLIHGRDVEIDTNVIIEGNVTVGDRVKIGAGCIIKNSVIGEGCELSPYSVVEDAHLEAACTIGPFARLRPGAELQEGAHVGNFVEMKKARLGKGSKAGHLTYLGDAEIGDNVNIGAGTITCNYDGANKFKTIIGDDVFVGSDTQLVAPVTVGKGATIAAGTTVTRNVADNELVLSRVPQVHKQGWQRPVKKK, via the coding sequence ATGTTGAATAATGCTATGAGCGTCGTGATCCTTGCCGCAGGCAAAGGCACGCGTATGTATTCCGATCTTCCTAAAGTGCTGCATACCCTCGCAGGAAAACCGATGGTTCAGCATGTCATTGATGCTGCTAATGAATTAGGTGCGACTCACGTACATCTGGTCTACGGGCACGGTGGTGATTTGCTCAAGCAGACGCTGAAAGATGGCAATCTAAACTGGGTTTTGCAGGTAGATCAGTTGGGCACCGGCCATGCAATGCAGCAGGCAGCGCCATTCTTTGGTGATGACGAAGACATTTTAATGCTCTATGGCGATGTGCCGCTGATCTCTACCGATACCTTGCGTCGCCTGCGTGAAGCCAAACCGCAGGGTGGCATTGGCTTGTTAACGGTAAAACTGGACGACCCGTCCGGTTATGGGCGTATTACGCGTGAAAACGGTAACGTCACCGGTATCGTTGAGCATAAAGATGCAACCGACGAGCAGCGGCAAATCCAGGAAATCAACACCGGTATTCTGATTGCCAATGGCGCAGACATGAAACGCTGGCTGTCCAAACTGACTAATAACAATGTGCAGGGTGAATACTACATCACCGATATCATTGCGATGGCATACCAGGAAGGGCGCGAAATTGCTGCGGTACATCCGGCACGTATTAGCGAAACGGAAGGGGTGAATAACCGTCTTCAATTATCCCGTCTGGAGCGCGTGTATCAGTCCGAGCAGGCAGAAAAACTGCTGTTAGCGGGCGTGATGCTGCGCGATCCTGCACGTTTTGATCTTCGCGGTACGCTTATTCACGGGCGCGATGTTGAAATTGATACTAACGTTATCATTGAAGGTAACGTAACCGTTGGGGATCGCGTCAAGATTGGCGCCGGCTGCATCATCAAAAACAGCGTTATTGGTGAAGGTTGTGAGCTTAGCCCATACAGTGTGGTTGAAGATGCCCATCTGGAAGCCGCTTGCACCATAGGCCCATTCGCGCGTCTGCGTCCGGGCGCTGAGCTGCAGGAAGGCGCGCACGTGGGTAACTTTGTCGAAATGAAAAAAGCGCGTCTGGGTAAAGGCTCCAAAGCCGGTCACCTGACCTATCTGGGCGATGCGGAAATTGGCGATAACGTGAACATCGGCGCGGGTACGATCACCTGCAACTACGATGGTGCCAATAAGTTTAAAACCATTATTGGTGATGATGTGTTTGTGGGTTCTGATACTCAGCTGGTGGCGCCTGTCACCGTGGGTAAAGGTGCGACGATTGCCGCAGGAACTACCGTAACGCGTAATGTTGCCGATAACGAACTGGTATTAAGCCGTGTACCTCAGGTCCATAAACAGGGCTGGCAGCGTCCGGTGAAGAAGAAGTAA
- the atpE gene encoding F0F1 ATP synthase subunit C, whose translation MENLNMDLLYIAAAVMMGLAAIGAAIGIGILGGKFLEGAARQPDLIPLLRTQFFIVMGLVDAIPMIAVGLGLYVMFAVA comes from the coding sequence ATGGAAAACCTGAATATGGATCTGCTGTACATTGCTGCCGCTGTGATGATGGGTCTGGCGGCAATCGGTGCTGCGATCGGTATCGGCATCCTCGGGGGTAAATTCCTGGAAGGCGCAGCGCGTCAACCGGATCTGATTCCTCTGCTGCGTACTCAGTTCTTTATCGTTATGGGTCTGGTGGATGCAATCCCAATGATCGCTGTAGGTCTGGGTCTGTACGTGATGTTTGCTGTCGCGTAG
- the atpB gene encoding F0F1 ATP synthase subunit A: protein MASENMTPQDYIGHHLNNLQLDLRTFSLVDPHNPPATFWTLNIDSIFFSVVLGLLFLLMFRSVAKKATSGVPGKFQTAIELVIGFVHGSVKDMYHGKSKLIAPLALTIFVWVFLMNLMDLLPIDLLPYIGEHIFGLPALRVVPSADVNITLSMALGVFILILFYSIKMKGIGGFAKELTLQPFNHWAFIPVNLILEGVSLLSKPISLGLRLFGNMYAGELIFILIAGLLPWWSQWILNVPWAIFHILIITLQAFIFMVLTIVYLSMASEEH, encoded by the coding sequence ATGGCTTCAGAAAATATGACGCCGCAGGATTACATAGGACACCATCTGAATAACCTTCAGTTGGACCTACGTACATTCTCGCTGGTGGATCCGCACAACCCCCCAGCCACCTTCTGGACGCTCAATATTGACTCCATTTTCTTCTCGGTGGTTCTGGGTCTGTTGTTCCTGCTTATGTTCCGTAGCGTAGCCAAAAAGGCGACCAGCGGCGTACCAGGTAAATTTCAGACCGCGATTGAGCTGGTAATCGGCTTTGTGCATGGTAGCGTGAAAGACATGTACCATGGCAAAAGCAAGCTGATTGCTCCGCTGGCCCTGACGATTTTCGTCTGGGTATTCCTGATGAACTTGATGGATTTGCTGCCTATCGACCTGCTGCCGTACATCGGTGAGCATATCTTTGGCCTGCCGGCTCTGCGTGTGGTTCCGTCTGCTGACGTGAACATCACCCTGTCGATGGCGCTGGGCGTATTTATCCTCATTCTGTTCTACAGCATCAAAATGAAAGGCATCGGTGGCTTCGCGAAAGAGTTGACGCTGCAGCCGTTCAATCACTGGGCGTTCATCCCTGTCAACTTAATCCTTGAAGGGGTAAGCCTGCTGTCCAAACCAATTTCTCTTGGTCTGCGACTGTTCGGCAACATGTATGCCGGTGAGCTGATTTTCATTCTGATTGCTGGTCTGTTGCCGTGGTGGTCACAGTGGATCCTGAATGTGCCATGGGCCATTTTCCACATACTGATTATCACGCTGCAAGCCTTCATATTTATGGTTCTGACGATTGTCTATCTGTCGATGGCATCTGAAGAGCATTAA
- the atpF gene encoding F0F1 ATP synthase subunit B: protein MNLNATILGQAIAFVLFVLFCMKYVWPPLMAAIEKRQKEIADGLASAERAHKDLDLAKASATDQLKKAKAEAQVIIEQANKRRAQILDEAKTEAEQERTKIVAQAQAEIDAERKRAREELRKQVAILAVAGAEKIIERSVDEAANSDIVDKLVAEL, encoded by the coding sequence GTGAATCTTAACGCAACAATCCTCGGCCAGGCCATCGCGTTTGTCCTGTTCGTTCTGTTCTGCATGAAGTACGTATGGCCGCCATTAATGGCTGCCATCGAAAAACGTCAAAAAGAAATTGCTGACGGCCTTGCTTCTGCAGAACGAGCACATAAGGATCTTGACCTTGCAAAGGCCAGCGCGACCGACCAGCTGAAAAAAGCGAAGGCGGAAGCTCAGGTAATCATCGAGCAGGCGAACAAACGCCGCGCTCAGATCCTGGACGAAGCTAAAACTGAAGCAGAGCAGGAACGTACTAAAATCGTGGCACAGGCGCAGGCGGAAATTGACGCCGAGCGTAAACGTGCTCGCGAAGAGCTGCGTAAGCAAGTTGCTATCCTGGCTGTTGCTGGCGCCGAGAAGATCATCGAACGTTCCGTGGATGAAGCTGCTAATAGCGACATCGTGGACAAACTTGTCGCTGAACTGTAA
- the atpD gene encoding F0F1 ATP synthase subunit beta, with translation MATGKIVQVIGAVVDVEFPQDAVPRVYDALEVMNGKESLVLEVQQQLGGGIVRTIAMGSSDGLRRGLEVKDLEHPIEVPVGKATLGRIMNVLGHPIDMKGDIGEEERWAIHRAAPSYEELSSSQELLETGIKVIDLMCPFAKGGKVGLFGGAGVGKTVNMMELIRNIAIEHSGYSVFAGVGERTREGNDFYHEMTDSNVLDKVSLVYGQMNEPPGNRLRVALTGLTMAEKFRDEGRDVLLFVDNIYRYTLAGTEVSALLGRMPSAVGYQPTLAEEMGVLQERITSTKTGSITSVQAVYVPADDLTDPSPATTFAHLDATVVLSRQIASLGIYPAVDPLDSTSRQLDPLVVGQEHYDTARGVQSLLQRYQELKDIIAILGMDELSEEDKLVVARARKIQRFLSQPFFVAEVFTGSPGKYVSLKDTIRGFKGIMEGEYDHLPEQAFYMVGSIDEAVEKAKKL, from the coding sequence ATGGCTACTGGAAAAATTGTCCAGGTAATCGGCGCCGTGGTTGACGTCGAATTCCCTCAGGATGCCGTACCGCGCGTGTACGATGCTCTTGAGGTTATGAATGGTAAAGAGAGCCTGGTGCTGGAAGTTCAGCAGCAGCTCGGCGGCGGTATCGTACGTACCATCGCCATGGGTTCTTCCGACGGTCTGCGTCGTGGTCTGGAAGTTAAAGACCTCGAGCACCCGATCGAAGTCCCGGTAGGTAAAGCAACTCTGGGTCGTATCATGAACGTCCTGGGTCACCCGATCGACATGAAAGGCGATATCGGTGAAGAAGAGCGTTGGGCTATCCACCGCGCGGCTCCTTCCTATGAAGAGCTGTCCAGCTCTCAGGAACTGCTGGAAACCGGCATCAAAGTTATCGACCTGATGTGTCCGTTCGCTAAGGGCGGTAAAGTTGGTCTGTTCGGTGGTGCGGGTGTAGGTAAAACCGTAAACATGATGGAGCTGATCCGTAACATCGCGATCGAGCACTCCGGTTACTCCGTGTTTGCGGGCGTAGGTGAACGTACTCGTGAGGGTAACGATTTCTACCACGAAATGACCGACTCCAACGTTCTGGACAAAGTATCCCTGGTATATGGCCAGATGAACGAGCCGCCGGGAAACCGTCTGCGCGTTGCTCTGACCGGTCTGACCATGGCAGAGAAGTTCCGTGACGAAGGTCGTGACGTACTGCTGTTCGTCGATAACATCTATCGTTACACCCTGGCCGGTACTGAAGTATCTGCACTGCTGGGTCGTATGCCTTCAGCGGTAGGTTACCAGCCGACTCTGGCGGAAGAGATGGGCGTTCTGCAGGAACGTATCACCTCTACCAAAACCGGTTCTATCACCTCCGTTCAGGCGGTATACGTACCTGCGGATGACTTAACTGACCCATCCCCAGCAACCACCTTTGCTCACTTAGATGCAACCGTGGTACTGAGCCGTCAGATCGCATCTCTGGGTATTTACCCGGCAGTTGACCCGCTGGATTCCACCAGCCGTCAGTTGGATCCACTGGTTGTTGGTCAGGAACACTACGACACTGCGCGTGGCGTACAGTCCCTGCTGCAGCGTTATCAGGAACTGAAAGACATCATCGCCATCCTGGGTATGGATGAACTGTCTGAAGAAGATAAACTGGTGGTAGCACGTGCGCGTAAGATCCAGCGCTTCCTGTCCCAGCCGTTCTTCGTTGCGGAAGTATTCACCGGTTCTCCGGGTAAATACGTATCCCTGAAAGACACCATCCGTGGCTTTAAAGGCATCATGGAAGGCGAATACGACCACCTGCCAGAGCAGGCGTTCTACATGGTTGGTTCTATCGACGAAGCCGTGGAAAAAGCCAAAAAACTTTAA
- the glmS gene encoding glutamine--fructose-6-phosphate transaminase (isomerizing), with protein sequence MCGIVGAIAQRDVAEILLEGLRRLEYRGYDSAGLAVVDAEGNMTRLRRLGKVQMLTAAAEEHPLHGGTGIAHTRWATHGEPSEANAHPHVSEHIVVVHNGIIENHEPLRELLKTRGYTFVSETDTEVIAHLVHWELEQGGTLREAVLRTIPQLRGAYGTVIMDTRNPETLLAARSGSPLVIGLGMGENFIASDQLALLPVTRRFIFLEEGDIAEVTRRSVTIFDKSGAEVKRQDIESNLQYDAGEKGIYRHYMQKEIYEQPNAIKNTLTGRISHGEVDLSELGSHANELLSQVEHIQIIACGTSYNSGMVSRYWFESLAGIPCDVEIASEFRYRKSAVRRNSLMITLSQSGETADTLAGLRLSKELGYLGSLAICNVPGSSLVRESDLAMMTNAGTEIGVASTKAFTTQLTVLLMLVAKLSRLKGLDASIEQEIVHGLQALPSRIEQMLSQDKRIAALAEGFSDKHHALFLGRGDQYPIALEGALKLKEISYIHAEAYAAGELKHGPLALIDADMPVIVVAPNNELLEKLKSNIEEVRARGGQLYVFADQDAGFTSSENMHIIEMPHVEEVIAPIFYTVPLQLLAYHVALIKGTDVDQPRNLAKSVTVE encoded by the coding sequence ATGTGTGGAATTGTTGGCGCTATCGCGCAGCGTGATGTAGCTGAAATCCTTCTCGAAGGTTTACGTCGTCTGGAATATCGTGGTTATGACTCTGCTGGTCTGGCCGTTGTCGATGCTGAAGGCAATATGACCCGTCTGCGTCGTCTGGGTAAAGTGCAGATGCTGACTGCTGCTGCGGAAGAACATCCGCTGCATGGTGGTACAGGTATCGCTCATACCCGTTGGGCGACACACGGCGAACCTTCAGAAGCGAACGCGCATCCTCATGTTTCTGAACACATTGTCGTGGTGCATAACGGCATCATTGAAAACCATGAACCGCTGCGTGAACTGCTGAAAACCCGTGGTTACACCTTTGTTTCTGAAACAGACACCGAAGTGATTGCTCACCTGGTGCACTGGGAACTGGAACAGGGTGGTACGCTGCGTGAAGCCGTGCTGCGTACTATTCCGCAGCTGCGCGGTGCCTACGGCACGGTGATCATGGATACCCGTAACCCGGAAACCCTGCTGGCCGCTCGTTCTGGTAGCCCGTTGGTGATTGGGCTGGGTATGGGTGAGAACTTTATCGCTTCCGATCAGTTGGCGCTGCTGCCGGTAACCCGTCGCTTTATCTTCCTGGAAGAGGGTGACATTGCGGAAGTGACCCGTCGTTCGGTTACCATTTTCGACAAGTCTGGCGCGGAAGTGAAACGTCAGGATATCGAATCTAATCTGCAATACGATGCGGGCGAAAAAGGTATTTATCGCCACTACATGCAGAAAGAGATCTACGAACAGCCGAACGCAATTAAAAATACGCTGACCGGGCGCATTAGCCACGGTGAAGTGGATTTAAGCGAGCTGGGTTCGCATGCCAACGAGCTGCTGTCTCAGGTTGAGCATATCCAGATTATCGCCTGCGGTACGTCGTACAACTCAGGTATGGTATCGCGCTACTGGTTTGAATCGCTGGCGGGTATTCCTTGTGATGTCGAAATCGCTTCTGAGTTCCGCTATCGCAAATCTGCCGTGCGTCGTAACAGCCTGATGATCACCCTTTCCCAGTCAGGTGAAACGGCGGATACCCTGGCGGGTCTGCGCTTATCTAAAGAGCTGGGCTATCTGGGCTCGCTGGCTATCTGTAACGTCCCGGGATCTTCTCTGGTGCGTGAATCCGATCTGGCGATGATGACCAATGCCGGTACCGAAATCGGTGTGGCCTCCACGAAAGCCTTTACCACGCAACTGACCGTTCTGCTGATGCTGGTGGCGAAACTGTCTCGTCTGAAAGGCCTGGATGCGTCTATTGAGCAGGAAATCGTTCACGGACTGCAGGCGCTGCCGAGTCGTATTGAGCAGATGCTGTCTCAGGACAAACGCATTGCCGCTCTGGCTGAAGGTTTCTCTGACAAACACCATGCGCTGTTCCTTGGTCGTGGCGATCAGTACCCAATTGCGCTGGAAGGCGCGCTGAAGCTGAAAGAGATTTCTTATATTCACGCTGAAGCATATGCCGCAGGTGAACTGAAGCACGGTCCACTGGCGCTGATTGACGCTGATATGCCGGTTATCGTCGTGGCACCGAACAACGAACTGCTGGAAAAACTGAAATCCAACATTGAAGAAGTTCGCGCCCGTGGCGGCCAGCTGTACGTCTTCGCTGACCAGGATGCTGGCTTTACCAGCAGTGAAAACATGCACATCATCGAGATGCCGCATGTGGAAGAGGTAATTGCACCAATCTTCTACACCGTTCCGCTGCAGCTGCTGGCGTATCATGTGGCGCTGATTAAAGGCACTGACGTGGACCAGCCGCGTAACCTGGCGAAGTCGGTTACCGTAGAGTAA
- the atpA gene encoding F0F1 ATP synthase subunit alpha produces MQLNSTEISELIKQRIAQFNVVSEAHNEGTIVSVSDGVIRIHGLADCMQGEMISLPGNRYAIALNLERDSVGAVVMGPYADLAEGMKVKCTGRILEVPVGRGLLGRVVNTLGSPIDGKGPVDNDGFSPIEVIAPGVIERQSVDQPVQTGYKSVDAMIPIGRGQRELIIGDRQTGKTAMAIDAIINQRDSGIKCVYVAIGQKASTISNVVRKLEEHGALSNTIVVVATASESAALQYLAPYAGCAMGEYFRDRGEDALIVYDDLSKQAVAYRQVSLLLRRPPGREAFPGDVFYLHSRLLERASRVNAEYVEKFTNGEVKGKTGSLTALPIIETQAGDVSAFVPTNVISITDGQIFLETNLFNSGIRPAVNPGISVSRVGGAAQTKIIKKLSGGIRTALAQYRELAAFSQFASDLDEATRKQLSHGQKVTELLKQKQYAPMSVAQQGVVLFAAERGYLEDVELAKIGSFEAALLAYVDRDHAPLMQEINQSGGYNDEIEGKLKAILDSFKATQSW; encoded by the coding sequence ATGCAACTGAATTCCACCGAAATCAGCGAACTGATCAAGCAGCGCATTGCTCAGTTCAATGTTGTGAGCGAAGCTCATAACGAAGGTACTATTGTTTCTGTAAGTGACGGTGTTATCCGCATTCACGGCCTGGCCGATTGTATGCAGGGTGAGATGATCTCCCTGCCGGGTAACCGTTACGCTATCGCACTGAACCTGGAGCGCGACTCCGTAGGTGCAGTTGTGATGGGTCCATACGCTGACCTTGCCGAAGGCATGAAGGTTAAGTGTACGGGTCGTATTCTGGAAGTTCCGGTTGGCCGTGGCCTGCTGGGTCGTGTGGTGAACACTCTGGGTTCCCCGATTGACGGTAAAGGTCCGGTTGATAACGATGGCTTCTCGCCAATCGAAGTTATCGCACCAGGCGTAATCGAACGTCAGTCCGTCGACCAGCCAGTACAGACCGGTTATAAATCTGTTGATGCCATGATCCCAATCGGTCGTGGCCAGCGTGAGCTGATCATCGGTGACCGTCAGACAGGTAAAACTGCGATGGCAATCGACGCCATCATCAACCAGCGTGATTCCGGCATCAAATGTGTGTACGTGGCTATCGGCCAGAAAGCGTCCACCATTTCCAACGTGGTTCGTAAACTGGAAGAACACGGCGCACTGTCCAACACCATCGTTGTGGTGGCGACTGCGTCTGAATCTGCTGCACTGCAATACCTGGCGCCATATGCCGGTTGCGCAATGGGCGAATACTTCCGTGACCGCGGCGAAGATGCACTGATCGTTTACGATGACCTGTCTAAACAGGCTGTTGCTTACCGTCAGGTTTCCCTGCTGCTCCGTCGTCCGCCAGGACGTGAAGCATTCCCAGGCGACGTATTTTACCTCCACTCCCGTCTGCTGGAACGCGCATCCCGCGTAAACGCGGAATACGTTGAGAAGTTCACCAATGGTGAAGTGAAAGGTAAAACCGGCTCCCTGACCGCTCTGCCGATTATCGAAACCCAGGCGGGTGACGTTTCTGCGTTCGTTCCGACCAACGTAATTTCCATTACCGATGGTCAGATCTTCCTGGAAACCAACCTGTTCAACTCCGGTATTCGTCCGGCTGTTAACCCGGGTATCTCCGTATCTCGTGTAGGTGGCGCAGCGCAGACCAAGATCATCAAGAAACTGTCCGGTGGTATTCGTACCGCACTGGCGCAGTATCGTGAACTGGCAGCGTTTTCTCAGTTCGCTTCCGACCTGGATGAAGCTACGCGTAAGCAGCTGAGCCACGGTCAGAAAGTAACTGAACTGCTGAAGCAGAAACAGTATGCCCCAATGTCTGTAGCACAGCAGGGTGTGGTGCTGTTTGCGGCTGAACGCGGTTACCTCGAAGATGTGGAACTGGCGAAAATCGGTAGCTTCGAAGCCGCTCTGCTGGCTTACGTTGACCGTGACCACGCTCCGCTGATGCAAGAGATCAACCAGTCCGGTGGCTATAACGATGAAATCGAAGGCAAGCTGAAAGCTATCCTCGATTCCTTCAAGGCAACCCAGTCCTGGTAA
- the atpC gene encoding F0F1 ATP synthase subunit epsilon, giving the protein MAMTYHLDVVSAEQQMFSGLVEKIQVTGSEGELGIFPGHAPLLTAIKPGMIRIVKQFGHEEFIYLSGGILEVQPGSVTVLADTAIRGQDLDEARALEAKRKAEEHIKSSHGDVDYAQASAELAKAIAKLRVIELTKKAM; this is encoded by the coding sequence ATGGCAATGACTTACCACCTGGACGTCGTCAGTGCAGAGCAACAAATGTTCTCTGGTCTGGTCGAGAAAATCCAGGTAACGGGTAGTGAAGGTGAACTGGGTATTTTCCCGGGTCACGCACCGCTGCTCACCGCCATTAAGCCTGGTATGATCCGCATCGTTAAACAGTTCGGTCATGAAGAGTTTATCTATCTGTCCGGCGGCATTCTCGAAGTGCAGCCTGGCAGCGTGACCGTCCTGGCTGATACCGCGATTCGCGGACAGGATCTCGATGAAGCGAGAGCCCTGGAAGCGAAGCGTAAGGCTGAAGAGCACATCAAGAGCTCTCATGGTGACGTGGATTACGCTCAGGCATCTGCGGAACTGGCCAAAGCGATCGCGAAACTGCGCGTTATCGAGTTGACCAAAAAAGCGATGTAA
- the atpG gene encoding F0F1 ATP synthase subunit gamma encodes MAGAKEIRSKIASVQNTQKITKAMEMVAASKMRKSQDRMAASRPYAETMRKVIGHLANGNLEYKHPYLEERDVKRVGYLVVSTDRGLCGGLNINLFKKLLADMKTWSDKGVQCDIAMIGSKGVSFFNSVGGNVIAQVTGMGDNPSLSELIGPVKVMLQAYDEGRLDRLYVVSNKFINTMSQTPTITQLLPLPASDDDELKRKSWDYLYEPDPKALLDTLLRRYVESQVYQGVVENLASEQAARMVAMKAATDNGGSLIKELQLVYNKARQASITQELTEIVGGASAV; translated from the coding sequence ATGGCCGGCGCAAAAGAGATACGTAGTAAGATCGCAAGCGTCCAGAACACGCAGAAGATCACTAAAGCGATGGAGATGGTCGCCGCTTCCAAAATGCGTAAATCGCAGGATCGCATGGCGGCCAGCCGTCCTTATGCAGAGACCATGCGCAAAGTGATTGGTCACCTTGCGAATGGTAATCTGGAATATAAGCACCCTTACCTGGAAGAACGCGACGTTAAACGCGTGGGCTACCTGGTGGTGTCGACCGACCGTGGTCTGTGCGGTGGCTTGAATATTAACCTGTTCAAAAAGCTGCTGGCGGATATGAAAACATGGTCCGATAAAGGCGTTCAGTGCGATATCGCAATGATCGGCTCTAAGGGCGTGTCTTTCTTTAACTCCGTTGGCGGTAATGTGATTGCTCAGGTAACCGGTATGGGGGATAACCCTTCCCTGTCCGAACTGATCGGTCCGGTTAAAGTGATGCTGCAAGCCTACGATGAAGGTCGTCTGGACAGACTGTACGTTGTCAGCAACAAATTTATTAACACCATGTCTCAGACGCCAACCATCACCCAACTGCTGCCTCTGCCGGCATCAGATGATGATGAATTGAAGCGTAAATCCTGGGATTACCTGTATGAACCAGACCCGAAAGCGCTGCTGGATACCCTGCTGCGTCGTTATGTCGAGTCTCAGGTTTATCAGGGCGTGGTAGAAAACCTGGCCAGCGAGCAGGCCGCACGTATGGTGGCGATGAAAGCCGCGACCGACAATGGCGGCAGCCTGATTAAAGAGCTGCAGTTGGTATACAACAAAGCTCGTCAGGCCAGCATTACTCAGGAACTCACCGAAATCGTCGGTGGTGCATCCGCGGTATAA
- the atpH gene encoding F0F1 ATP synthase subunit delta, which produces MSEFITVARPYAKAAFDFAVEHQSVDRWQDMLTFAAEVTKNEQMAELLSGALAPETLAESFIAVCGEQLDESGQNLIRVMAENNRLNALPDVLEQFIHLRAASEAISEVEVTSANALSDEQLTKISAAMEKRLSRKVKLNCKIDKSVMAGVIIRAGDMVIDGSVRGRLERLADVLQS; this is translated from the coding sequence ATGTCTGAATTTATTACGGTAGCTCGCCCCTACGCCAAAGCAGCTTTTGACTTTGCCGTTGAGCACCAAAGCGTTGACCGTTGGCAGGATATGCTGACGTTTGCCGCTGAGGTGACTAAAAACGAACAAATGGCAGAGCTTCTTTCTGGCGCACTGGCGCCGGAAACGCTCGCTGAGTCGTTTATCGCCGTGTGCGGTGAGCAGTTGGACGAAAGCGGCCAGAACCTGATTAGGGTAATGGCTGAAAATAACCGTCTGAATGCGCTCCCGGATGTTCTTGAGCAGTTTATTCACCTGCGTGCAGCCAGTGAGGCTATCTCTGAGGTAGAAGTCACTTCTGCCAATGCACTGAGTGATGAACAGCTTACGAAGATTAGTGCAGCGATGGAAAAACGTCTGTCACGCAAAGTTAAGCTGAATTGCAAAATCGATAAGTCTGTAATGGCAGGCGTAATCATCCGAGCGGGTGATATGGTCATTGATGGCAGCGTACGCGGCCGTCTTGAGCGCCTTGCAGACGTCTTGCAGTCTTAA